Within the Candidatus Zixiibacteriota bacterium genome, the region AAGGCATGGTGGTGAAAATCCGGGGTGTGGTGGGCGAATACAATAATAAAAAACAGATAACGATAAACCGTATCCGCCTCGCCGAAGACAACGAGTACCCCCTCGAGCAAATCCTGCCGCATTCCAGTCAGCCAATCGAACAGCGCAAAGCACGAATTATGGCCCTGATCGACAAAATCGAAAACAGCTATATCAAGTCCTTAACAGAATCATTCTTCGGCGAAGAGAAGTTCTTAAACGACTACCTCACCGCCGCCGCCGGAAAGCTCTGGCACCACGCCTATATCGGCGGACTTTCCGAGCACTCCGCCAATGTTGCCGAACTTGCCCTTCGCGCGGCCGCCGGATACGATTTTCTCGAAAAAGACTACCTGATCTTCGGCGGGCTTTTTCACGATGCCGGCAAAATCAGCCAGTACTCGACCGGGACCGTGATCGACTACACCGATGAAGGCCGATTAGTAGGCCATATCTGTGTCGTCGATGACTGGATCTGCACCCGGGCGCGAAAAATCGAGAACTTCCCGGATAAACTGCTCATGAAACTCCGCCACATCATCCTCTCCCACCAGGGAGAACTGGAATATGCCACGCCGGTGGTGCCGCAGATGCCGGAGGCGTTCGTGGTCTATTACTGCGACGAAATAGACAGCAAGATGGGCGCGATCGAGAGAATCCGTGAGAGACAGGATGGTAAAGGATGGTCGGAATTCGTCAGTCTGCTCAACCGCTATCTCTATTTCGGCGAAGAACAACCTGACAAAGAATAACAGCATGAGTGATTCGATTCTCGACATTGTCAATCTCACCCGCACTGTCGTCCAGGATGGCCAGTCTCTCACGGTTGTCAACGATATTTCATATAGCTTCCAGAAAAACAGAATCTACACCATAATTGGACCATCCGGCGCGGGCAAATCATCGCTTTTGAGACTCATAAACCGTCTCGATGAACCCACCAGCGGCAAAGTGCTCTTTCACGGCAGAGAGCAATGCGATTACCACCCCTGCGAACTGCGGCAAAAAGTCGGTTACCTGTTTCAAACCCCGCACCTTTTCGAAGGCACCGTACGCGACAATCTCCTCTACGCCAGCGACAAACTCACCGACGACCACATCAAATTTCTCGCCGACCAGGCCCAGATACGGCCCGAGCAAATTGACCGTCCCACCACAAAGCTCTCGGTCGGGGAGAAGCAGCGCGTGGCGATCGCAAGACTTCTGGCTACCTGCCCGGAGATGATCCTGCTCGATGAACCTACGTCGGCCCTAGACCCGAGCTACACCGAGGCTATCGAGCAGCTCATTGTCGATATCGTCTCCAAAGGCAACCTTACCGCCATTGTTGTTACACACCATCCCGAGCAGGCCCTGCGCATAGGGCAGGAAGCGCTGTTGATGGTGGGCGGCAAACTGGTCGAATCGGGCGACATAAATCAGGTCATCAGTGACCCGCAGTCCGAGCAGGGGAAACTCTACAAAAGAAAGCAACTCAAATGACCACTCCCGGATTCACCGAAGTATTCATATCGTTCGGTCTGGTGCTTGTGGCGATTCTCATCAGCCGCTACTGGCGCATCCCCGTGGCGAAAGATATGGCCCTCGGCTCCGTACGCGCCTTCGCACAACTCGTGGCAGTGGGCTACGCCCTCAAATTCATTTTCGATCTCGAGTCTCCCTGGCTCATTCTTCTCGCCCTGCTCATCATGATTACGGTTGGCGCTCACGCCGCCGCGGGAAGAGTGAAAAAGCTCAAAGGGGCTTTTGTCATCACGGTTGCATCGATGGCGGTTGGGTCGCTGGTTACCATCGGTATTATGCTGGCAGCGAGGATAATCTCTTTCGAAGCGCGCTATATCATTCCCCTCGGGGGAATGATCATAGGCAACTCCATGAACGCCTCGGCGCTCACTGTAGATCGCATTTCCTCCGACCTTCGTAA harbors:
- a CDS encoding HD domain-containing protein; this translates as MENKQIKDLVVEDKVTSYFAVRKKTVREYTKGQFISLELGDATGRIGAVIWEPDQFSLADLAEGMVVKIRGVVGEYNNKKQITINRIRLAEDNEYPLEQILPHSSQPIEQRKARIMALIDKIENSYIKSLTESFFGEEKFLNDYLTAAAGKLWHHAYIGGLSEHSANVAELALRAAAGYDFLEKDYLIFGGLFHDAGKISQYSTGTVIDYTDEGRLVGHICVVDDWICTRARKIENFPDKLLMKLRHIILSHQGELEYATPVVPQMPEAFVVYYCDEIDSKMGAIERIRERQDGKGWSEFVSLLNRYLYFGEEQPDKE
- a CDS encoding ATP-binding cassette domain-containing protein, producing MSDSILDIVNLTRTVVQDGQSLTVVNDISYSFQKNRIYTIIGPSGAGKSSLLRLINRLDEPTSGKVLFHGREQCDYHPCELRQKVGYLFQTPHLFEGTVRDNLLYASDKLTDDHIKFLADQAQIRPEQIDRPTTKLSVGEKQRVAIARLLATCPEMILLDEPTSALDPSYTEAIEQLIVDIVSKGNLTAIVVTHHPEQALRIGQEALLMVGGKLVESGDINQVISDPQSEQGKLYKRKQLK
- the fetB gene encoding iron export ABC transporter permease subunit FetB, with the protein product MTTPGFTEVFISFGLVLVAILISRYWRIPVAKDMALGSVRAFAQLVAVGYALKFIFDLESPWLILLALLIMITVGAHAAAGRVKKLKGAFVITVASMAVGSLVTIGIMLAARIISFEARYIIPLGGMIIGNSMNASALTVDRISSDLRNNRLAIETALALGKPWRTASATYIRASATAGMMSMLNFMKTVGIVALPGAMTGMILAGAEPIDAILLQIIVAYMLLAAVTMTSVAAVELTIRRFFTRCHQLQHDV